In Colwellia sp. M166, a genomic segment contains:
- a CDS encoding TIGR03013 family XrtA/PEP-CTERM system glycosyltransferase, with the protein MSSPNFRDLSAGSKSLVLIEFVCFASALLLSLYLNNLLNFVTFDIESIALNILFIHAIVFALVVQLSSLAMGLYNSKLRENFRGVVRRLLVSVAIGFFIVSLINPFYGSGSLAIELLATSSLISLIIASGVRYLTLQIDFFGFNKRNVLVLGAGERASIIEKRMRRDVDRQGFFMHGFVIMNGDTENGIVNENRITLTTSLVNYALEHQIDEIVVANDERRENLPVDELFACKIRGVEVTEILDFIERETGQIAVNLIYPSWVIYSNGFASANHLRNTLDWVFNATMGFFLFLVTWPVMLITALLIKLDEGFKAPIFYSQERVGLDGQAFSIVKFRSMRIDAEKNGAQMASENDDRTTKIGKFIRKYRIDELPQIYNVMRGDMGFVGPRPERPEFVQQLIKNIPYYNERHNVKPGLTGWAQLKYPYGATEEDSLEKLKYDLYYIKHRSFLLDLLILIRTVEIVLFGKGR; encoded by the coding sequence ATGTCTAGCCCTAATTTCCGTGATTTATCTGCGGGTAGCAAATCTTTAGTCTTAATTGAGTTTGTCTGCTTTGCAAGTGCCCTATTGTTGAGCTTATATCTCAATAACTTATTAAATTTTGTTACTTTTGATATCGAAAGCATTGCCCTTAATATTTTATTTATTCATGCCATAGTTTTTGCTCTAGTCGTGCAATTGTCCTCGCTAGCAATGGGGCTTTATAACTCAAAATTAAGAGAAAACTTTAGAGGTGTGGTGAGACGATTATTAGTTTCTGTTGCAATAGGCTTCTTTATTGTTTCCTTAATTAATCCATTTTACGGTTCGGGTTCACTTGCCATTGAACTACTTGCTACATCATCTTTAATTAGCCTGATTATCGCTAGTGGAGTAAGGTACTTAACGCTTCAAATTGATTTTTTTGGCTTCAACAAACGTAATGTTCTTGTGCTAGGTGCTGGCGAACGGGCATCAATCATTGAAAAACGTATGCGTCGTGATGTCGATCGTCAAGGCTTCTTTATGCACGGTTTCGTTATCATGAATGGTGATACTGAAAACGGTATTGTCAATGAAAATAGAATCACTTTAACCACCTCGTTAGTAAATTACGCTCTAGAGCATCAAATTGATGAAATCGTTGTTGCCAATGATGAACGACGCGAAAACCTACCTGTTGATGAACTCTTTGCTTGTAAGATAAGAGGAGTCGAAGTTACTGAAATTCTAGATTTTATAGAGCGTGAGACCGGCCAAATAGCGGTCAATCTAATTTATCCTAGCTGGGTGATTTATTCTAATGGCTTTGCGTCGGCTAATCACCTTCGCAATACATTGGATTGGGTTTTTAACGCCACTATGGGGTTCTTTTTATTCTTAGTTACTTGGCCGGTAATGCTAATTACAGCTTTACTTATTAAGCTTGATGAGGGCTTTAAAGCGCCAATATTCTACTCCCAAGAGCGTGTCGGTTTAGATGGCCAAGCATTTAGTATTGTTAAATTTAGAAGTATGCGTATCGATGCTGAAAAAAATGGTGCGCAGATGGCATCAGAAAATGACGATAGAACCACGAAAATTGGTAAATTTATACGTAAATATCGTATTGATGAATTGCCACAGATTTATAATGTTATGCGTGGTGACATGGGCTTTGTAGGGCCACGTCCTGAGCGACCTGAATTTGTTCAACAGTTAATTAAAAATATTCCTTATTATAATGAACGCCATAATGTGAAGCCAGGCTTAACTGGTTGGGCACAATTGAAATACCCTTATGGTGCTACTGAAGAAGATTCATTAGAAAAGCTAAAATACGACCTATACTATATTAAGCACCGTAGTTTTTTGCTCGATCTCTTGATATTAATTCGTACTGTAGAAATTGTACTTTTTGGTAAAGGCAGATAA
- a CDS encoding XrtA-associated tyrosine autokinase, which produces MSIIEKALAKQQKATECSPLVEPEIQELSNNETAIKVDQKAVLSLDKTGLAERGYLIDNGTRKSIKDEFRQIKRKLLNNAFGNASKTLEHSNLIMVSSAKPNEGKTFVAINLALSIALEQDKTVLLVDADVLRPSVIRELGIEEQPGIIDYLLGKSKQVSDILYNTDIDKLKLIPAGKPHHLSNELLASEKMATLANELATRYPDRIVIFDCPPLIGVTETLVLANLMGQAIIVVEESKTSIADIKFATEHLNEDMALGLVLNKAIRSHKDLYGYYGYGYGAKD; this is translated from the coding sequence ATGAGTATCATAGAAAAAGCGCTAGCCAAACAACAAAAAGCGACTGAATGTTCACCTTTAGTTGAACCTGAAATTCAGGAGTTAAGCAACAATGAAACAGCAATAAAAGTAGATCAAAAAGCAGTCTTATCACTTGATAAAACTGGCTTAGCCGAGCGTGGTTATTTAATTGATAATGGTACACGAAAGAGTATCAAGGATGAATTTCGTCAGATTAAGCGCAAACTATTAAATAACGCTTTTGGTAACGCCTCTAAAACTCTTGAACATAGTAACTTGATTATGGTGAGTAGCGCTAAACCGAACGAAGGGAAAACCTTTGTTGCTATCAATTTAGCTTTAAGTATTGCCTTAGAGCAAGATAAAACCGTGCTATTAGTCGATGCTGATGTTTTACGACCTAGTGTAATTCGCGAGTTAGGTATTGAAGAGCAACCCGGGATTATCGACTATTTGCTTGGTAAATCGAAACAGGTTAGTGACATACTTTACAATACCGATATCGATAAACTTAAACTCATCCCTGCTGGCAAGCCCCATCATCTATCAAACGAGTTATTAGCCAGTGAGAAAATGGCGACATTAGCGAATGAATTAGCCACTCGTTATCCCGATCGTATTGTTATTTTTGATTGCCCACCATTGATTGGTGTTACTGAAACATTGGTATTAGCTAACTTAATGGGACAAGCAATAATTGTTGTTGAAGAATCAAAGACCTCTATCGCTGACATAAAGTTTGCGACAGAACATCTCAATGAAGATATGGCACTAGGGCTAGTACTCAATAAAGCAATCAGATCTCATAAGGACTTGTATGGCTATTACGGTTACGGATATGGCGCAAAAGACTAA
- a CDS encoding Ig-like domain-containing protein has translation MAIYPIFCSFFLGIIALTACGGSSKAESNNSNLAPIKVAIPGPRLPIAKSDIMVESTFPNDEQKNVDIDKSIVINFSKNVLAQDIAIVVNSATSKEPIDGELSILGDKVSFLPKEHFRYDSEYIVSISAAVTASLSVENHNFSFKTIAAQPSTSFHPSLVQQGTTDFLLIPIESTVPEVLTKISFGIPFPKDFLTNIEQFRIIDDQGNELAIFAKEILPWRTHNQEDESIRSAIVQTEVLFEKDKYGKPISKKLTLEWGTPRQFISETLVPVKDIWVLVNDSHYTMQDNVFEPNVYAVFSAQWYGDSVIKTRTLPMGTHEDFSAYDTAFELFGNTAINYVDPRVIDDNLIPHRSSYAAWLFDRATTIYQLAFKTGEFKFLRAGHRAVQFYLNHINERGFFGLKQYDDMKYSYGESLVTNFILTGDSKIPNIITAMVPAWDSFNSDYNVTTNFWTERHAAFQLKGYTSAYELTGDLSFKEKAYSTFNNLLKMQNTPEPGVPLTGGLMHTSESHGEGGDQFIASPWMSAILVDAVERFYIQFQEPEAIGFILKLADFFKQEGIALYEWKGYHGKDSFYVPYYLAGSNLTLQQRGGDGGSDLEHGLDVSKIFSLAYYFSCLNDSCDASYLAPISKLYKTATVYTLPYWMRTAAPKIGKASYRLAPPRKFNWWFNTTSNMDFLLFNTSLTNTTPNLNIENLVEWPEFYYPGQEFEVRLKVKNIDAIAAKNIVVDNKILKSSVTELLTISDISDGGILNPEGVAWYIPELAGGAESIEMSFKVTVGQFPTIQSSTRPLAKIISRTHLRYCHYLDSADACNSWVNYWTQGSQTIESLVQWSSIAATPPDTPPTINIITPLDNDTVTGMTTILAEVSDEDDIAKVDFLLQGELISSLTAAPFEHIFNSDVLSGEPHTLTVKAWDSFGSLAVKSLTLTPGTPDIKKPEVSILSPTSNQEYCGATTIDYIARDNFSIQSCELLLAGANVVLPNCGQYTLFPAIALFSSKAHLALDELESSVSSQDGINLLGTPHNITSEQGVNELAYRFNGEDSNISFSRTSLNIDNDITVSFWMKPSRDEGVIVSQDWNYIGPEHGWAISLGANKHESNNALSLTWSSGDYKNNANNNNVVQTAANVVSLDVWQNVVIRKNANLVDIFLDGVLVMSKNIAFSEIAWPFNSERQLSIGKGMKHPDMYNRYFAGALDDLAIWNSALTNVQIEQLYRQDNTESVYKLEVLAKDNAGNVGRSSVDFSIRKCSN, from the coding sequence ATGGCTATATATCCAATTTTTTGCTCATTTTTTTTAGGTATTATAGCGCTTACCGCTTGTGGTGGTTCGAGTAAAGCTGAATCAAATAATAGTAACCTAGCGCCTATCAAGGTTGCTATACCTGGGCCGAGATTACCAATAGCAAAGTCGGATATTATGGTTGAAAGCACGTTCCCGAACGACGAACAAAAAAATGTTGATATAGATAAATCAATCGTTATTAATTTTTCTAAAAACGTACTTGCACAAGATATAGCTATTGTTGTGAATAGCGCCACATCTAAAGAGCCTATCGATGGAGAACTTAGCATTTTAGGTGATAAAGTGTCTTTTCTTCCAAAAGAACATTTCAGATATGATAGTGAATACATCGTCAGCATATCAGCGGCTGTGACAGCATCATTATCGGTAGAAAATCATAACTTTTCGTTTAAAACCATTGCAGCCCAGCCTAGTACTAGTTTTCACCCATCATTAGTCCAACAGGGTACAACTGACTTTTTACTTATTCCTATCGAAAGTACTGTGCCTGAAGTGTTAACGAAAATTTCATTTGGTATTCCTTTTCCAAAAGATTTTTTAACCAACATCGAACAATTTAGAATTATTGATGATCAAGGTAATGAACTCGCTATTTTTGCCAAAGAAATATTACCATGGCGTACTCACAACCAAGAAGACGAAAGCATTCGCTCTGCGATAGTACAAACCGAAGTTCTATTTGAGAAAGATAAATACGGTAAGCCAATCTCTAAAAAATTAACATTAGAATGGGGTACACCTAGACAATTTATCAGCGAGACATTAGTGCCGGTTAAAGACATTTGGGTATTGGTAAATGATTCACATTATACGATGCAAGATAATGTATTTGAACCAAATGTTTATGCTGTATTTTCAGCGCAATGGTACGGGGATAGTGTTATAAAAACACGCACACTTCCGATGGGAACGCATGAAGATTTTTCGGCATATGATACTGCATTTGAACTGTTTGGAAATACCGCCATAAACTATGTTGATCCCAGAGTTATCGATGACAACTTAATTCCCCATCGTTCTAGTTATGCTGCTTGGCTATTCGATAGAGCGACTACCATCTACCAACTTGCTTTTAAAACAGGTGAATTTAAATTTTTAAGGGCAGGACATCGTGCGGTTCAATTCTACTTAAACCATATTAATGAAAGAGGTTTTTTTGGATTAAAACAATACGATGATATGAAATATAGTTATGGTGAAAGTTTAGTTACAAACTTTATCCTAACTGGTGACAGTAAAATACCTAATATTATTACCGCTATGGTACCCGCCTGGGACAGCTTTAATAGTGACTATAACGTAACAACAAATTTTTGGACTGAGCGTCATGCTGCTTTTCAGCTCAAAGGGTACACATCGGCATATGAGTTAACAGGCGATCTTAGTTTTAAGGAAAAAGCGTACAGCACATTTAATAATCTGTTGAAAATGCAAAATACACCAGAACCAGGTGTTCCTTTAACTGGTGGGCTAATGCATACCTCGGAATCTCATGGTGAAGGGGGCGATCAATTTATTGCTAGTCCTTGGATGTCAGCTATATTAGTTGATGCTGTTGAGCGTTTTTATATTCAGTTTCAGGAGCCTGAAGCGATTGGTTTCATTTTAAAGCTGGCAGATTTTTTTAAACAAGAGGGTATTGCTTTATATGAATGGAAAGGCTACCACGGAAAAGATAGCTTTTATGTCCCCTATTATCTTGCGGGTAGCAATTTGACCTTACAGCAGCGTGGAGGAGACGGAGGAAGTGATCTAGAGCATGGTCTTGATGTATCAAAGATATTTTCACTAGCTTATTATTTTAGCTGTTTAAACGACTCATGTGACGCAAGTTATTTAGCTCCAATTAGCAAGCTGTATAAAACCGCAACAGTGTATACACTACCTTATTGGATGAGAACTGCGGCACCTAAAATTGGCAAGGCAAGTTATCGTTTAGCGCCTCCACGTAAATTTAATTGGTGGTTTAATACAACCAGTAATATGGACTTTCTGCTGTTTAATACCTCCTTAACTAATACGACACCCAACTTGAATATTGAAAACTTAGTTGAATGGCCAGAGTTTTATTATCCAGGTCAAGAGTTTGAAGTCAGGCTGAAAGTAAAAAATATAGATGCTATCGCTGCTAAAAATATCGTTGTCGATAATAAAATATTAAAGTCTAGCGTAACTGAATTGTTAACTATTAGTGATATTAGTGATGGTGGCATACTAAACCCTGAAGGTGTTGCATGGTATATACCTGAGTTAGCAGGTGGTGCTGAATCGATTGAGATGTCATTTAAGGTCACCGTTGGACAGTTTCCAACCATACAGTCAAGTACTCGACCCTTAGCAAAGATTATATCGCGGACTCATCTCAGATATTGTCACTATTTAGATAGCGCCGATGCTTGTAATTCATGGGTAAATTATTGGACTCAAGGTAGTCAAACGATAGAATCTCTTGTGCAATGGTCATCGATAGCTGCAACGCCTCCAGATACACCACCTACAATCAATATTATTACGCCGTTAGATAACGATACAGTTACTGGAATGACTACTATATTAGCGGAAGTTAGCGATGAAGACGATATTGCAAAAGTCGACTTTCTTCTACAGGGCGAGTTAATTAGTTCGCTTACCGCGGCGCCGTTTGAGCATATATTTAACAGTGACGTTTTATCTGGTGAACCTCATACCTTAACGGTGAAAGCATGGGATAGCTTCGGCAGTTTAGCTGTAAAATCACTAACCTTAACTCCCGGAACTCCTGATATTAAAAAGCCTGAAGTCAGTATTCTAAGTCCAACATCTAATCAAGAGTATTGTGGTGCCACTACTATTGATTATATAGCACGAGATAATTTTTCTATTCAATCATGTGAGCTGTTATTAGCAGGCGCTAATGTTGTATTACCCAATTGTGGTCAATATACACTCTTTCCTGCGATAGCTTTATTTTCATCTAAAGCTCACCTAGCTTTAGATGAGCTTGAGTCGTCAGTGAGCAGTCAAGATGGCATTAACTTATTGGGAACTCCACATAATATAACCTCTGAACAAGGGGTTAATGAGTTAGCATATCGTTTTAATGGCGAGGATTCCAATATTAGCTTTAGCCGCACATCGCTCAATATAGATAATGATATAACTGTGTCATTTTGGATGAAACCCTCAAGAGATGAAGGTGTCATTGTTTCACAAGATTGGAATTATATCGGGCCAGAACATGGTTGGGCTATCTCGCTAGGTGCTAATAAACATGAAAGCAATAATGCTTTATCACTTACTTGGTCCTCTGGCGACTATAAAAATAATGCCAATAACAATAATGTTGTGCAAACTGCCGCTAATGTGGTGTCACTTGATGTTTGGCAAAATGTCGTTATAAGAAAAAATGCTAACCTTGTGGATATTTTTCTTGATGGCGTATTAGTTATGTCAAAAAACATTGCCTTTTCGGAAATAGCTTGGCCATTTAATAGCGAGCGACAATTATCTATAGGTAAAGGTATGAAGCACCCAGATATGTATAATCGTTATTTCGCAGGTGCTTTAGATGACTTAGCTATTTGGAATAGCGCTTTAACAAATGTTCAGATAGAGCAATTATATCGTCAAGATAATACTGAAAGCGTATATAAACTCGAGGTTTTGGCTAAGGATAATGCTGGTAATGTTGGCCGTAGTAGTGTCGACTTTTCAATACGAAAATGCAGTAATTAG
- a CDS encoding XrtA/PEP-CTERM system exopolysaccharide export protein — translation MTNTLKALLFLTLAYIVAGCSSATLPPAKIHQSTTTDVDSYKYLIGAGDVVNIFVWRNPEVSGTFIVRPDGMITTSLVEDIPVSGKTPTELARSIEQILATYLRDPVVTVTVNDFVGPFSEQIRVIGEATEPQAVNYIQHMTLLDVMIRVGGLTEFANGNGAVLVRVENGKQKQYDIFIEDLIKNGEISANVDVLPGDIIVIPETWF, via the coding sequence ATGACTAATACATTAAAAGCGCTTCTATTTCTTACACTGGCTTACATAGTAGCTGGGTGTAGTTCAGCCACACTGCCACCGGCAAAAATTCATCAATCTACCACCACTGACGTTGATTCATACAAATACCTTATCGGTGCTGGTGATGTTGTTAATATTTTTGTTTGGCGCAACCCTGAAGTTTCCGGCACATTTATAGTTAGACCTGACGGTATGATCACTACATCACTGGTCGAAGATATTCCAGTATCAGGAAAAACACCCACAGAATTGGCTCGTTCAATTGAACAAATTCTCGCCACCTATTTACGAGATCCTGTTGTGACAGTCACCGTAAATGATTTTGTTGGACCATTCAGTGAGCAAATACGTGTTATTGGTGAAGCAACTGAACCTCAAGCCGTTAATTATATTCAGCATATGACATTATTAGACGTAATGATCCGCGTTGGTGGTTTAACAGAATTTGCCAATGGCAACGGGGCGGTATTGGTGCGAGTAGAAAATGGTAAACAAAAACAATACGATATTTTTATAGAAGATTTAATTAAAAATGGTGAGATATCAGCAAACGTTGATGTATTACCTGGTGATATTATTGTAATACCTGAGACATGGTTTTAA
- a CDS encoding XrtA system polysaccharide chain length determinant, translating into MQEIIEQIVDYLKGIWLKRRFIIISTWLICPLAWLVISQLDNVYESEARIYADTQSILGPLLKGLTVKTDPEVQIRLMIKTLLSRPNLERITRMTDLDVQANTPKAYEELIEDLKTDIIIRKTGGRNENIFTITYKNKDPEMAKNVVNSALTVFIENTLGENRSDSNSAQKFLDTQIKEYENRLLAAESRLTSFKQKYSGVLPGQYGGYYQKLNIVKEQLKIVELNLLEQETQLKSAKAQLSTSPADTTNSQNKIMNSNSIQTTYDDRISELETSLDSLQLRYTEMHPDVKEVKRRLEHLTQQRSKEIEEYLNATKDGSNSKLSTSQNPVIQQLQIQVNQLENQIASTKVRASDYRQQVKDLESKIHILPEIEAELTSLNRGYEITKDKYEELLNRKETAQLAQQADETTNPIQFRVIDPPRAATEPAGPKRILFLIGSTIFAFGVGVGLSLLFSQINPVVTSSMQVSKETGIPVFGIVSASENLGLQKWHKKKTLIFIISNSVLLIMLAFFILYAIAPNIILAPFRGIL; encoded by the coding sequence ATGCAAGAAATTATAGAGCAAATTGTAGATTACCTTAAAGGTATTTGGCTTAAACGTCGATTTATCATTATTTCAACTTGGTTAATATGTCCATTAGCTTGGCTGGTTATTTCACAGCTTGATAATGTTTATGAATCTGAAGCTAGAATCTACGCTGACACACAGTCGATTTTAGGGCCGCTATTGAAAGGTTTGACGGTCAAAACTGATCCCGAGGTGCAAATTCGCTTAATGATTAAGACATTGTTAAGTCGCCCAAACCTTGAACGCATTACTCGTATGACAGACTTAGATGTACAAGCTAATACGCCTAAAGCTTATGAAGAATTAATCGAAGACTTAAAAACGGATATTATTATTAGAAAAACGGGTGGACGAAATGAGAACATCTTTACCATCACCTATAAAAACAAAGATCCTGAAATGGCCAAAAATGTTGTTAATTCTGCCTTAACAGTATTTATTGAAAATACCTTAGGCGAAAATCGCAGCGACTCAAATTCTGCGCAGAAGTTCTTAGACACTCAAATTAAAGAATATGAAAATAGACTATTAGCTGCTGAATCTCGACTAACTAGCTTTAAGCAAAAGTATAGTGGTGTATTACCTGGTCAGTATGGTGGCTATTATCAAAAACTCAATATAGTAAAAGAACAATTAAAAATAGTAGAGTTGAATTTATTGGAACAAGAAACCCAATTAAAATCTGCAAAAGCGCAATTGAGTACATCCCCTGCTGATACAACTAATTCACAAAATAAAATCATGAATTCTAATAGTATTCAAACCACTTATGATGATCGTATTTCAGAGTTAGAAACTTCTTTAGATTCACTACAGTTACGTTACACCGAAATGCACCCTGACGTAAAAGAAGTTAAGCGCAGACTAGAGCACCTAACGCAACAGCGAAGTAAGGAAATTGAAGAATATTTAAATGCAACTAAAGATGGTAGCAACAGTAAACTATCTACGAGTCAGAACCCTGTTATTCAACAATTACAAATTCAAGTAAATCAATTAGAAAACCAAATTGCATCAACCAAAGTACGAGCAAGCGACTATCGCCAGCAAGTTAAAGATCTTGAAAGTAAAATACATATTCTGCCAGAAATTGAAGCTGAATTGACTTCACTTAATCGTGGCTATGAAATTACTAAAGATAAATATGAGGAGTTACTTAATCGTAAGGAAACGGCACAATTAGCTCAACAAGCCGATGAAACGACTAATCCGATTCAATTCAGGGTTATTGATCCCCCAAGAGCAGCTACTGAGCCTGCTGGCCCAAAACGTATTCTATTTTTAATTGGCTCAACAATCTTTGCTTTTGGTGTCGGTGTTGGTTTATCACTGCTATTTAGCCAAATTAACCCTGTGGTTACTTCTAGCATGCAAGTTTCCAAAGAAACCGGTATTCCTGTATTTGGAATTGTTTCAGCGTCTGAAAACCTTGGCTTGCAAAAATGGCACAAAAAGAAAACATTAATATTTATAATTTCTAATAGTGTTTTACTAATAATGCTAGCGTTTTTCATACTTTATGCCATAGCCCCTAATATCATATTAGCGCCGTTCAGAGGAATTTTATAA